In a genomic window of Scyliorhinus torazame isolate Kashiwa2021f chromosome 5, sScyTor2.1, whole genome shotgun sequence:
- the LOC140419111 gene encoding uncharacterized protein isoform X1 has product MEGESNGEKPSTCSVCGRGFSRSSGLLRHKCKHAGEKPWKCGDCGKRFRYPSELKTHQHNHNGERPFTCSDCGKGFTTSSILLTHQRVHTGERPFTCTKCGKGFICSSHLLKHQWVHTGERPFSCQECGKGFTTSSILLTHQRVHTGEKPFTCSECGKGFPTSSILLKHQRVHTGERPFTCSDCGKGFTDSSDLLKHQRIHNGERPFICSVCGKGFTQSKTLRKHQRGHTGERPFTCSECGKGFTQSFILLKHQRVHTGERPFICSSCGKGFTDSSTLLRHQRVHTGERPFTCSKCGKRFTQSSNLQKHQRVHSGERPFTCSKCGMGFTQSSHLLKHQRVHQ; this is encoded by the coding sequence ATGGAAGGAGAAAGCAATGGAGAGAAACCgtccacgtgttctgtgtgtggacgaggattcagccgATCATCTGGCCTCTTGAGACATAAATGCAAACATGctggggagaaaccatggaaatgtggggactgtgggaagaggtTCAGATACCCGTCTGAGCTGAAAACTCATCAACACAATCAcaatggagagagaccgttcacctgctccgactgtgggaagggattcaccacctcatccatcttgctgacacaccagcgagttcacactggggagagaccattcacctgcaccaagtgtgggaaggggttcatctgttcatcccacctattgaaacaccaatgggttcacactggggagagaccgtttagctgccaggagtgtgggaaaggatttactacctcatccatcctgctgacacaccaacgggttcacactggagagaaaccattcacatgctccgagtgtgggaagggattccctacCTCGTCtatcctgctgaaacaccagcgagttcacacaggggagaggccattcacctgttcggattgtggaaagggattcactgattcatccgacctgctgaaacatcagcgaattcataacggagagaggccattcatctgctctgtgtgtgggaagggatttactcagtcaaagACCCTGCGAaaacaccagcgaggtcacaccggggagagaccgttcacctgctctgagtgtgggaaaggattcactcagtcattcatcttattgaaacaccagcgtgttcacactggggagaggccattcatctgctccagttgtgggaagggatttactgattcatccaccctgctgagacatcagcgagttcacactggggaaaggccattcacttgctccaagtgtgggaaaagattcactcagtcatccaacctgcagaaacaccagcgagttcacagtggggagaggccattcacttgctccaaatgtgggatgggattcactcagtcatctcacctgctgaaacaccagcgggttcaccagtga